From Erwinia pyri, a single genomic window includes:
- the gpmA gene encoding 2,3-diphosphoglycerate-dependent phosphoglycerate mutase — protein MAVTKLVLVRHGESQWNNENRFTGWYDVDLSDKGRTEAKAAGQLLKKEGFTFDFAYTSVLKRAIHTLWNILDEVDQVWLPVEKSWRLNERHYGALQGLDKAETANKYGDEQVKQWRRGFAVTPPELDRADERFPGHDPRYAKLTPDQLPTTESLALTIDRVLPYWNDSILPRMKSGEKVIIAAHGNSLRALVKYLDNMSEEEILELNIPTGVPLVYEFDENFKPIKHYYLGDADEIAAKAAAVANQGKAK, from the coding sequence ATGGCTGTAACTAAGCTGGTTCTGGTACGTCACGGCGAAAGCCAGTGGAATAATGAAAACCGCTTTACCGGTTGGTACGATGTGGACCTCTCCGATAAAGGCCGTACCGAAGCAAAAGCCGCAGGTCAGCTGCTGAAAAAAGAGGGCTTTACCTTCGATTTCGCTTATACCTCCGTGCTGAAACGTGCCATTCATACGCTGTGGAACATCCTGGACGAAGTGGATCAGGTCTGGCTGCCGGTTGAAAAATCCTGGCGTCTGAACGAGCGTCACTACGGTGCGCTGCAGGGTCTGGATAAAGCGGAAACCGCCAACAAATATGGTGACGAGCAGGTTAAGCAGTGGCGTCGCGGTTTTGCGGTTACCCCGCCAGAGCTGGATCGTGCCGATGAGCGCTTCCCCGGCCATGACCCACGTTATGCCAAACTGACCCCAGACCAGCTGCCTACCACCGAAAGCCTGGCGCTGACGATTGACCGCGTGCTGCCTTACTGGAACGACTCAATTCTGCCACGCATGAAAAGCGGCGAGAAAGTGATCATCGCAGCTCACGGTAACTCCCTGCGCGCGCTGGTGAAATATCTGGATAACATGAGTGAAGAAGAGATCCTTGAGCTGAATATCCCAACCGGCGTGCCGCTGGTTTATGAGTTCGACGAAAACTTCAAACCAATCAAACACTACTATCTGGGCGATGCTGACGAAATCGCTGCGAAAGCAGCGGCCGTGGCAAACCAGGGTAAAGCGAAGTAA
- the zitB gene encoding CDF family zinc transporter ZitB, producing the protein MAHTHSEGTGNRSRLLAAFIVTALFMVAEVAGGLLSGSLALLADAGHMLTDAAALLMALLAVQFAQRKPNARHTFGLLRLTTLAAFINAIALVIITVLIVWEAAIRFMHPEPIAGGFMLGIAVAGLLANLLSFWLLHRGSEEKNLNVRAAALHVLGDLLGSVGAIVAALIIMYTGWTPVDPILSILVSLLVLRSAWALMKESFHELLEGAPASLDADKLKRALTLGLPEIRNVHHIHLWQVGEKPVMTLHVHVIPPYDHDALLHKIHHWLHEHYQIEHATVQMEYQGCADGDCELSWGSGGHDHAHAHHHH; encoded by the coding sequence ATGGCGCACACCCACTCTGAAGGAACAGGTAACCGTTCCCGCCTGCTGGCTGCTTTTATCGTCACCGCGCTGTTTATGGTGGCAGAAGTGGCTGGTGGCCTGCTCTCCGGCTCTCTGGCCCTGCTGGCAGATGCTGGTCATATGCTGACCGATGCCGCCGCCCTGTTAATGGCGCTGCTGGCGGTTCAGTTTGCCCAACGTAAGCCGAACGCCCGCCATACCTTTGGCCTGCTCCGGCTGACCACGCTGGCGGCATTTATCAACGCAATAGCGCTGGTGATCATCACCGTGCTGATTGTCTGGGAAGCGGCGATCCGTTTTATGCATCCCGAACCCATTGCTGGCGGCTTTATGCTGGGCATCGCTGTCGCGGGCTTACTGGCTAATTTGCTCTCATTCTGGCTGTTGCATCGCGGGAGCGAAGAGAAGAACCTCAACGTGCGGGCAGCGGCGCTGCATGTTTTAGGCGATTTGCTGGGCTCGGTCGGGGCGATTGTCGCCGCGCTGATCATCATGTACACCGGCTGGACGCCTGTTGACCCGATCTTATCGATTCTGGTCTCTTTACTGGTGTTGCGCAGCGCATGGGCACTGATGAAAGAGAGTTTTCATGAGCTGCTGGAGGGGGCGCCAGCGTCGCTGGATGCGGATAAGCTGAAGCGGGCGCTGACGCTCGGTCTCCCGGAAATTCGTAACGTGCACCATATCCATTTATGGCAGGTTGGGGAGAAGCCGGTAATGACGCTGCATGTCCACGTTATTCCGCCATACGATCATGATGCGCTGCTGCACAAAATTCATCACTGGCTGCATGAGCATTATCAGATAGAGCATGCCACGGTGCAGATGGAATATCAGGGATGTGCAGATGGCGACTGCGAGTTGAGCTGGGGAAGCGGCGGGCACGATCATGCTCATGCCCACCATCATCATTAG
- a CDS encoding ATP-binding protein, whose translation MKGLALSLLLMLCCLTAEAALRPVSSVTLPPEMMPLEQPAHWQEKILRVGILRDNSTPWNMVVGQDLYGINADYLVALTQTTGMKFQVESYADWPALLQALQKGKLDIVFGVPQQTLPPGLSATQPWFSSPLRIYRSRDNLRPVMFNSADAQITVSRATLRLISPDFARKHHWKVVDNDLQALYALLNNQSDYVVADETSAGFLLSQLQQGQIYQLASPLNPGELRLQAVTTSQPLTDRIDTAFRQLPMEVVNGIQGRWSSQLPRYQDTNTAHLSPMERSWTEQHPVVTYAAISDDYPWSYRGPGGQPSGYSIELLNIIGQNTGLRFQPWWVSNAEQAQALVDQERAMIQLTLPLTSDDAMRTNTLPIWRALWGVYVGQMSQPVTGWQQLKGLSVGIRRGDIARQLIPAGVNVVTFEESKTLYDALANGQINALVDNVISARWLIQSRYSNTLRLAFAASDTAWPITLGVSPDFPLLRTLLNSSLQQIPADTQQRMRENWSSNSTVLAESGESQMRPVSLFVLIAALFAILFLLILLLRRYLEQRRERRQRRQLELEREEAERANQMKSQFLATVSHELRTPMQAILGLLEVEVSRQPAAKNLTVIHSSASALMTLLNDLQDHAKLESNSFTLVPQPLDPARWLNRLADFYHPLMRPDGPVFRVEAVPPLPAWILIDEQRLQQIAYNLIGNAIKFTRQGEIRVTLAADEAHQHLCLKVIDTGSGIPAAEQAKLFEPWYQTPSGRQLSVQGSGLGLSICKEIVARMAGEIQLDSAPGRGTTLTVILPLQTITADRIPEEPLPAASFSRPLSPLRVAIVDDHPTNLLVMQQQLAWFGIAAECFPDGRALLAAQQHYDLLFIDFSMPQPDGLTVAKILRRRERLRSQRSRIVICSADADVLARPAIVAVSDKVLLKPVTLHEIEPILAAQSMAGLEERLWTLAGEDRLFFGKIRETLQRTMREDSDRLKSALAEHAWDNAEKAAHRLKGSWQMLGYGDGENLCQRIIEQCRAGEQTAADLNLLISLTESLLTELESYGAHPL comes from the coding sequence GTGAAAGGTCTGGCTCTCTCTCTGTTGCTTATGCTGTGTTGCCTGACCGCTGAGGCGGCGTTACGCCCTGTCAGCAGCGTCACGCTGCCACCGGAGATGATGCCGCTGGAGCAGCCGGCGCACTGGCAGGAGAAGATCCTGCGCGTGGGGATCCTGCGGGATAACAGCACCCCCTGGAATATGGTGGTGGGTCAGGATCTCTATGGGATTAACGCCGATTATCTGGTGGCGCTGACGCAGACTACCGGCATGAAGTTTCAGGTTGAGAGTTATGCTGACTGGCCAGCTCTGCTGCAGGCTTTACAGAAGGGGAAGCTGGATATCGTTTTCGGCGTCCCGCAGCAAACGCTCCCGCCAGGGCTGAGCGCAACGCAGCCCTGGTTTAGCAGCCCGCTGCGCATCTACCGCAGTCGCGATAACCTTCGACCGGTGATGTTTAACTCGGCAGATGCGCAGATTACCGTCAGCCGCGCCACGCTAAGGCTTATTTCTCCTGACTTCGCCAGAAAGCACCACTGGAAAGTCGTGGACAACGATCTGCAGGCGCTTTATGCCCTGCTCAATAATCAAAGCGACTATGTGGTTGCGGATGAAACCAGCGCCGGTTTTTTGCTGAGCCAGCTGCAACAGGGTCAGATTTACCAGCTTGCATCGCCACTCAATCCGGGTGAGCTGCGTTTGCAGGCCGTCACCACCAGCCAGCCGCTCACTGACCGCATCGACACCGCTTTCCGTCAGCTACCCATGGAGGTTGTTAACGGTATCCAGGGCCGCTGGAGCAGCCAGCTTCCCCGCTACCAGGACACCAATACTGCCCACTTATCTCCGATGGAGCGCAGCTGGACAGAACAGCATCCGGTGGTTACCTATGCCGCCATCAGCGATGATTACCCCTGGAGCTACCGCGGTCCCGGCGGCCAGCCCAGCGGTTACAGCATCGAGCTGCTGAATATTATCGGGCAGAACACCGGGCTGCGCTTCCAGCCCTGGTGGGTAAGCAATGCTGAACAGGCGCAGGCGCTGGTTGACCAGGAGCGGGCGATGATCCAGCTTACCCTGCCGCTGACCAGTGACGATGCCATGCGTACCAATACACTGCCGATCTGGCGTGCGCTCTGGGGTGTCTACGTGGGTCAGATGTCACAACCCGTGACCGGCTGGCAGCAGCTTAAAGGATTGAGCGTCGGTATCCGGCGGGGTGATATTGCCCGGCAGCTGATCCCTGCCGGGGTCAACGTTGTCACGTTTGAGGAGAGCAAAACGCTGTACGATGCGCTGGCTAACGGGCAAATCAATGCGCTGGTGGATAACGTTATCTCTGCCCGCTGGCTGATCCAGTCCCGCTACAGCAATACGCTGCGTCTCGCTTTCGCCGCCAGCGATACCGCCTGGCCCATCACGCTTGGCGTCAGCCCTGACTTCCCCCTTTTAAGAACCCTGCTGAACAGCAGCCTGCAGCAAATTCCTGCCGACACCCAGCAGCGTATGCGGGAAAACTGGAGCAGTAACAGTACGGTGCTGGCGGAGAGCGGCGAGAGTCAGATGCGGCCCGTCTCCCTGTTTGTGCTGATAGCCGCGCTGTTTGCCATTCTTTTTCTGTTAATCCTGCTGCTGCGCCGTTATCTGGAGCAGCGCCGGGAGCGGAGACAGCGACGGCAGCTGGAGCTGGAGCGCGAAGAAGCCGAACGGGCTAATCAGATGAAAAGCCAGTTTCTCGCTACGGTCAGCCATGAGCTGCGCACGCCCATGCAGGCGATTCTGGGTCTGCTGGAAGTGGAGGTCTCACGCCAGCCTGCAGCGAAAAATCTCACGGTGATCCACAGCAGCGCCTCCGCCCTGATGACGCTGCTGAACGATCTTCAGGATCACGCCAAGCTGGAAAGCAACAGCTTTACTCTGGTGCCACAGCCGCTGGATCCGGCCAGATGGCTGAACCGTCTTGCGGATTTTTATCATCCTCTGATGCGGCCTGACGGCCCGGTTTTCCGCGTCGAAGCCGTACCACCCTTACCGGCATGGATCCTGATTGACGAGCAGCGGTTGCAGCAGATTGCCTATAATCTGATCGGTAACGCCATTAAATTCACTCGCCAGGGCGAGATACGCGTTACGCTTGCAGCAGATGAGGCGCATCAGCATCTCTGCCTGAAGGTGATCGACACGGGCAGCGGCATCCCGGCGGCTGAGCAAGCTAAGCTGTTTGAACCCTGGTATCAGACCCCTTCCGGTCGTCAGCTCTCGGTACAGGGCAGCGGCCTGGGGCTTTCAATCTGCAAAGAGATTGTGGCCCGTATGGCGGGAGAGATCCAGCTCGACTCTGCGCCAGGGCGCGGTACGACGCTGACGGTTATCCTTCCTCTGCAAACGATTACGGCAGATCGGATCCCCGAAGAACCGCTGCCCGCCGCTTCCTTTAGTCGGCCTCTCAGCCCGCTCAGAGTAGCGATTGTGGATGACCATCCCACCAATCTGCTGGTGATGCAGCAGCAGCTTGCCTGGTTTGGTATTGCAGCAGAGTGCTTTCCTGATGGCCGGGCGCTGCTGGCCGCGCAGCAACACTATGACCTGCTCTTTATCGATTTCAGCATGCCGCAGCCCGATGGCCTGACGGTGGCAAAGATCCTGCGCCGTCGCGAACGTCTGCGATCGCAGCGTAGCCGCATCGTGATCTGTTCTGCCGATGCTGACGTTCTCGCCCGTCCTGCCATAGTGGCGGTAAGCGATAAGGTATTGCTTAAACCCGTTACGCTGCATGAAATTGAGCCGATCCTGGCTGCTCAGTCGATGGCCGGGCTGGAGGAACGACTCTGGACGCTGGCTGGCGAGGATCGCCTCTTTTTCGGCAAAATCCGCGAAACGCTTCAGCGCACAATGCGTGAGGATAGCGACAGGCTGAAGTCGGCGCTGGCTGAACACGCCTGGGATAACGCTGAAAAAGCGGCTCACCGCCTGAAAGGAAGCTGGCAGATGTTAGGCTATGGCGACGGCGAAAACCTGTGCCAGCGCATTATTGAGCAGTGTCGTGCAGGGGAACAAACTGCTGCCGATCTGAATTTATTGATATCATTAACGGAAAGTCTACTCACTGAACTGGAATCTTATGGCGCACACCCACTCTGA
- a CDS encoding response regulator, translating to MVTLLLIDDHPLVQVALEAALSRAPVPFHLLAVEEENRAREVLSAQKVDVVVLDIGLPDGDGLQLLKYIRRHFPALPVIVYSAQEERLYQRLAEAAGATGYVAKRQPMVQLLSAILAVLGGQQAFPASSGDVTTSVLTSKEQQILGLLAKGLSNLQIAAQLNISNKTVSTHKKNIMDKTGASSVVELAGFWKSQQ from the coding sequence ATGGTTACGCTACTGCTGATAGACGATCATCCGCTGGTGCAGGTTGCACTTGAAGCAGCCCTGTCGCGCGCTCCTGTTCCCTTTCATCTGTTAGCTGTAGAAGAGGAAAACCGTGCCAGGGAGGTGCTGTCGGCACAGAAGGTGGATGTGGTGGTTCTGGATATTGGTCTGCCTGACGGCGACGGCCTGCAGCTGCTGAAATATATCCGCCGCCACTTTCCGGCGCTGCCGGTGATCGTTTATTCCGCCCAGGAAGAGCGCCTTTATCAACGTCTGGCTGAAGCCGCAGGCGCTACCGGCTATGTCGCCAAGCGTCAGCCAATGGTGCAGCTCCTCTCCGCTATTCTGGCCGTACTTGGTGGCCAGCAGGCTTTCCCCGCCAGCTCCGGTGACGTCACGACCAGCGTGTTGACCAGTAAAGAGCAGCAAATCCTCGGACTGCTGGCAAAAGGCCTCTCTAACCTGCAAATTGCCGCGCAGCTCAATATCAGTAATAAAACGGTCAGCACCCATAAAAAGAACATCATGGATAAAACCGGGGCAAGTTCGGTGGTGGAGCTGGCTGGATTCTGGAAATCCCAGCAGTGA
- a CDS encoding YbgS-like family protein, translating into MMNKFAIVFLTAAMTLGSGAAMAAGSNNGTANQAEDAGAVAGSAKENLAPNKVDNDKINNTGDATSGTHQKMKHQKKMTANEIDQNTQCKDGKCPDINKKVGPGADTKTDGTTQ; encoded by the coding sequence ATGATGAATAAGTTTGCAATCGTATTCCTGACAGCAGCAATGACTTTGGGCAGTGGCGCAGCAATGGCCGCCGGCAGCAACAATGGTACCGCTAACCAGGCAGAAGATGCCGGTGCAGTAGCAGGCAGCGCCAAAGAGAACCTTGCCCCGAATAAAGTCGATAACGATAAAATCAACAACACTGGCGATGCTACTTCCGGTACCCACCAGAAGATGAAGCATCAGAAAAAAATGACGGCCAATGAGATTGACCAGAATACCCAGTGTAAAGATGGTAAATGCCCGGACATCAATAAAAAAGTGGGTCCAGGTGCTGATACCAAAACCGATGGTACTACTCAGTAA
- the aroG gene encoding 3-deoxy-7-phosphoheptulonate synthase AroG, which produces MNYQNDDLRIKEIKELLPPVALLEKFPATEMAAKTVSDARQAIHNILKKTDDRLLVVIGPCSIHDTAAAKEYAARLLKLREELSDSLEVVMRVYFEKPRTTVGWKGLINDPHMDGSYQINDGLRIARKLLVDINDTGLPAAGEFLDMITPQYMADLMSWGAIGARTTESQVHRELSSGLSCPVGFKNGTDGTIKVAIDAINAASAPHCFLSVTKYGHSAIVETSGNGDCHIILRGGKEPNYSAHHVNAVKAGLEKAGLEPQVMIDFSHANSSKQFQKQLVVADDVAQQIAEGEKAIIGVMIESHLVEGNQNLESGEPLVYGQSVTDACIGWNDTETVLRQLAEAVKTRRG; this is translated from the coding sequence ATGAATTATCAGAATGATGACTTAAGAATCAAAGAGATAAAAGAACTGCTCCCCCCTGTTGCTCTGCTTGAAAAGTTTCCTGCCACGGAGATGGCGGCAAAGACCGTTTCCGATGCCCGTCAGGCCATTCATAATATTCTTAAAAAAACGGACGATCGTTTACTGGTGGTGATTGGCCCGTGCTCTATTCATGACACCGCAGCGGCAAAAGAATATGCCGCGCGCCTGCTTAAGCTGCGTGAAGAGTTAAGCGATTCGCTGGAAGTAGTGATGCGAGTCTATTTTGAAAAGCCGCGAACCACCGTCGGCTGGAAAGGGCTGATTAACGATCCGCATATGGACGGCAGCTATCAGATTAATGACGGCTTGCGCATCGCCCGTAAATTGCTGGTTGATATCAACGACACCGGCCTGCCTGCGGCGGGTGAGTTCCTGGATATGATCACCCCGCAGTATATGGCTGACCTGATGAGCTGGGGCGCAATTGGCGCACGGACCACCGAATCTCAGGTGCACCGCGAGCTCTCGTCCGGGCTTTCCTGTCCGGTTGGCTTCAAGAACGGTACCGATGGCACCATTAAAGTGGCTATCGATGCCATTAATGCCGCCAGCGCGCCACACTGTTTCCTCTCGGTCACCAAGTATGGTCATTCCGCTATCGTAGAGACCAGCGGTAACGGCGACTGCCATATTATCCTTCGTGGCGGTAAAGAGCCGAACTACAGCGCGCATCACGTCAATGCCGTAAAAGCGGGTCTTGAGAAGGCGGGTCTGGAGCCGCAGGTGATGATTGACTTCAGCCATGCCAACAGCAGCAAGCAGTTTCAGAAGCAGCTGGTGGTAGCAGATGATGTCGCGCAGCAGATTGCAGAGGGTGAAAAAGCGATTATCGGCGTGATGATTGAAAGCCATCTGGTGGAAGGGAATCAGAATCTGGAGAGCGGCGAGCCGCTGGTTTACGGTCAGAGCGTGACCGATGCCTGCATCGGCTGGAATGATACTGAAACCGTGCTTCGTCAGCTGGCAGAAGCAGTGAAAACCCGTCGCGGTTAG
- the pnuC gene encoding nicotinamide riboside transporter PnuC yields the protein MDFFSTHNILVHIPVGAGGYDLSWIEAIGTVAGLLCIWLASLEKIINYAFGLINVTLFAVIFFQIQLYASLLLQVFFFVANIYGWYAWSRQTADNQHVLQIRWMTLPKALGWAAVCVVAIALMTLYINPVFAWLTQIAVAVMQGMGLTVTMPELQPDAFPFWDSCLMVLSIVAMILMTRKYVENWLLWVVINVISVMIFARQGVYAMSLEYAILTLIALNGCWLWIKSAREQGSRALS from the coding sequence ATGGATTTTTTTAGCACGCATAATATTTTGGTTCATATACCTGTCGGCGCTGGCGGTTACGATCTCTCCTGGATTGAGGCCATCGGCACCGTGGCGGGCCTGCTCTGTATCTGGCTGGCCAGCCTGGAAAAGATCATTAACTACGCCTTCGGCCTGATTAACGTCACCCTGTTTGCGGTGATTTTCTTCCAGATCCAGCTCTACGCCAGCCTGCTGTTACAGGTGTTCTTTTTTGTCGCCAATATCTACGGCTGGTATGCCTGGAGCAGACAGACGGCAGACAATCAGCACGTGCTGCAGATCCGGTGGATGACGCTGCCGAAAGCGTTGGGCTGGGCAGCGGTGTGTGTGGTGGCGATCGCGCTGATGACGCTCTATATCAACCCGGTCTTCGCCTGGCTCACCCAGATAGCGGTAGCGGTCATGCAGGGCATGGGGCTGACCGTGACGATGCCAGAACTGCAGCCGGACGCCTTCCCGTTCTGGGACTCCTGCCTGATGGTGTTGTCGATTGTGGCGATGATCCTGATGACGCGGAAATATGTGGAGAACTGGCTGCTGTGGGTGGTGATCAACGTCATCAGCGTGATGATTTTTGCCCGCCAGGGCGTCTATGCGATGTCGCTGGAGTACGCCATCCTGACGCTGATCGCCCTGAACGGCTGCTGGCTGTGGATTAAAAGCGCCCGCGAACAGGGTTCACGAGCGCTCTCCTGA
- the galM gene encoding galactose-1-epimerase: MLTEQTSHAPDGQPWHLTTLRNAGGMVVTFMDWGATWLSARVPMKDGHVREALLGCATPADYLKQTAYLGATVGRYANRIANATFSREGKTWTLAANQGPHQLHGGPQGFHNRRWQIVRQAEQEVEYQLDSSDDDQGYPGNLLVTLLYRLEDDNTLTIQYHATCDRACPVNLTNHAYFNLDAQHGDARGHKLQLHADRYLPVDSEGIPNAALKEVAGTSFDFRQPKTVAAEFLQDEDQRAVKGYDHAFLLSRHDEAQPAAELWSEDGQLQLTVFTSAPALQFYTGNYLQGTPAREQGVYTAFQGIALESEFLPDSPNHPEWPQPDCWLKPGESYQSVTRYRLTAV; this comes from the coding sequence GTGCTGACAGAACAAACTTCCCATGCGCCTGACGGCCAGCCGTGGCACCTCACCACGCTGCGCAACGCGGGCGGCATGGTGGTAACGTTTATGGACTGGGGCGCCACCTGGCTCTCCGCGCGCGTGCCGATGAAAGATGGACACGTCCGTGAAGCCCTTCTGGGCTGCGCCACGCCCGCAGATTACCTGAAGCAGACGGCCTACCTGGGGGCGACCGTAGGACGCTATGCCAACCGCATCGCTAACGCCACCTTCAGCCGGGAAGGCAAAACCTGGACGCTGGCCGCCAATCAAGGGCCGCATCAGCTGCACGGCGGCCCGCAGGGATTCCACAACCGTCGCTGGCAGATTGTGCGTCAGGCAGAACAGGAGGTGGAGTACCAGCTGGACTCGTCAGATGACGATCAGGGCTATCCGGGCAACCTGCTGGTTACCCTGCTCTATCGTCTGGAAGATGACAACACGCTCACCATTCAGTATCACGCCACTTGCGATCGGGCCTGTCCGGTTAATCTCACCAATCATGCCTACTTCAACCTTGATGCGCAGCATGGCGATGCGCGCGGTCATAAACTTCAGCTGCATGCAGATCGCTATCTGCCCGTCGACAGCGAAGGGATCCCTAATGCTGCGCTCAAAGAGGTGGCAGGTACCAGCTTTGATTTCCGTCAGCCAAAAACTGTGGCAGCAGAGTTCCTGCAGGATGAGGATCAGCGTGCCGTGAAGGGCTATGACCACGCTTTTTTACTCAGCCGCCATGATGAGGCTCAGCCTGCGGCTGAACTCTGGTCTGAGGATGGTCAGCTGCAGCTCACCGTATTTACCTCGGCGCCCGCGCTGCAATTTTACACCGGCAATTATCTGCAAGGGACTCCGGCTCGTGAGCAGGGCGTCTATACTGCGTTTCAGGGCATCGCACTGGAGAGCGAGTTTCTGCCTGACTCGCCAAATCATCCGGAGTGGCCGCAGCCTGACTGCTGGCTGAAACCGGGTGAATCGTATCAGTCGGTGACGCGCTACCGCCTGACGGCGGTTTGA
- the nadA gene encoding quinolinate synthase NadA, producing the protein MSLMFDPETAIYPFPPKPARLSGEDKQFYREKIKRLLKERNAVMVAHYYTDPEIQALAEETGGCVADSLEMARFGSQHAATTLLVAGVRFMGETAKILSPEKTILMPTLQAECSLDLGCPIEEFNRFCDAHPDRTVVVYANTSAAVKARADWVVTSSIAVDLIEHLDSLGEKIIWAPDRHLGQYVTRQTGADILCWQGACIVHDEFKTQALQRMKALYPDAAVLVHPESPQAIVDLADAVGSTSQLIQAAKTLPHPQMIVATDRGIFYKMQQACPEKELLEAPTAGEGATCRTCAHCPWMAMNGLKAIAEGLEQGGSEHEIQVDAGLREGALIPLNRMLTFAASLKG; encoded by the coding sequence ATGAGCCTGATGTTCGATCCGGAAACTGCCATCTATCCTTTCCCGCCCAAGCCTGCCCGTTTATCGGGCGAGGATAAGCAGTTTTACCGGGAGAAAATCAAGCGGCTGCTGAAAGAGCGCAACGCAGTCATGGTCGCGCACTACTACACCGACCCGGAAATTCAGGCGCTGGCGGAAGAGACCGGCGGATGCGTAGCGGACTCCCTGGAGATGGCGCGCTTCGGCAGCCAGCATGCTGCCACGACGTTGCTGGTGGCTGGCGTGCGGTTTATGGGCGAGACGGCTAAAATCCTCAGCCCGGAAAAAACCATCCTGATGCCCACCCTGCAGGCGGAATGCTCGCTGGATCTCGGCTGCCCAATCGAAGAGTTCAACCGTTTTTGTGATGCGCACCCTGACCGCACGGTAGTGGTTTACGCGAACACCTCAGCGGCAGTAAAAGCGCGCGCGGACTGGGTTGTCACCTCCAGCATCGCTGTGGATCTGATTGAACATCTGGACAGCCTGGGCGAGAAAATTATCTGGGCGCCGGACCGCCATCTCGGGCAATACGTCACGCGGCAGACCGGTGCCGATATTCTCTGCTGGCAGGGCGCCTGTATCGTGCACGATGAGTTTAAAACTCAGGCGCTGCAGCGCATGAAGGCGCTCTACCCGGATGCGGCGGTGCTGGTTCATCCGGAGTCGCCGCAGGCGATTGTGGATCTGGCTGATGCGGTAGGCTCCACCAGCCAGCTGATCCAGGCGGCCAAAACGCTTCCTCATCCGCAAATGATCGTGGCGACCGATCGCGGCATCTTCTACAAAATGCAGCAGGCGTGCCCGGAGAAAGAGTTGCTGGAAGCGCCGACGGCCGGTGAGGGTGCCACCTGTCGCACCTGCGCCCACTGTCCGTGGATGGCAATGAACGGGCTGAAGGCGATTGCCGAAGGTCTTGAACAGGGCGGCAGCGAGCACGAAATCCAGGTGGATGCCGGGCTGCGCGAAGGGGCGTTGATCCCGCTGAATCGTATGTTAACCTTTGCAGCAAGTTTAAAGGGGTAA
- the galK gene encoding galactokinase: MTLQTLTHQIFSDAFGYAADHTIQAPGRVNLIGEHTDYNDGFVLPCAIDYQTVIACARRDDRQVRVIAADYDNQQDIFSLDEPIEPLKDQMWANYVRGVVKHLLKRNQDFGGVDMVIAGDVPQGAGLSSSASLEVAVGTVFQQLYQLPLEGAEIAVNGQEAENQFVGCNCGIMDQLISALGKKDHAMLLDCRTLGTRPVPMPEDIAVVIINTNFRRSLVGSEYNVRREQCEAGAKFFGQTSLRDVKLEQFQAQEASLDPMVAKRVRHVLTENARTLEAADVLAKGDLARMAVLMAESHASMRDDFEITVPPVDTLVDIVKATLGDRGGVRMTGGGFGGCVVALMPLDLVEQVKAAVVEQYEAKSGIKETFYVCKASEGAGLC, translated from the coding sequence ATGACCTTACAGACTCTGACCCACCAGATTTTCAGCGACGCTTTTGGCTACGCCGCCGACCACACCATTCAGGCGCCAGGCCGCGTCAATCTGATTGGTGAACATACCGATTACAATGACGGGTTTGTTCTCCCCTGCGCTATCGACTATCAGACGGTTATCGCCTGTGCCAGACGTGACGACCGTCAGGTTCGCGTTATCGCGGCAGATTACGATAATCAGCAGGATATTTTCTCGCTTGATGAGCCGATTGAACCGCTGAAGGATCAGATGTGGGCCAATTATGTGCGCGGCGTGGTTAAGCACCTGCTGAAGCGTAATCAGGACTTTGGCGGCGTAGATATGGTTATCGCCGGAGACGTGCCGCAGGGTGCCGGCCTCAGCTCCTCTGCTTCACTGGAAGTGGCGGTAGGTACCGTGTTCCAGCAGCTCTATCAGCTGCCGTTAGAGGGCGCGGAGATTGCGGTCAACGGTCAGGAAGCGGAGAACCAGTTTGTCGGCTGTAACTGCGGCATTATGGATCAGCTGATTTCCGCGCTGGGCAAAAAAGATCACGCCATGCTGCTGGACTGCCGCACGCTGGGCACGCGCCCCGTGCCGATGCCGGAAGATATTGCGGTGGTGATCATCAATACTAACTTCCGCCGCAGTCTGGTCGGCAGCGAGTACAACGTCCGTCGCGAACAGTGCGAAGCGGGCGCTAAGTTCTTCGGTCAGACCTCTCTGCGTGACGTGAAGCTTGAGCAGTTCCAGGCTCAGGAAGCGAGCCTGGATCCGATGGTGGCGAAACGCGTGCGCCACGTGCTCACCGAGAATGCCCGTACGCTGGAAGCCGCCGACGTGCTGGCAAAAGGCGATCTGGCCAGAATGGCGGTATTGATGGCGGAGTCGCACGCTTCAATGCGTGACGATTTTGAAATCACCGTTCCCCCTGTGGATACGCTGGTTGATATCGTCAAAGCGACTCTGGGCGATCGCGGCGGCGTGCGCATGACCGGTGGCGGTTTCGGCGGTTGCGTGGTGGCGCTGATGCCGCTGGATCTGGTCGAGCAAGTCAAAGCGGCCGTGGTTGAGCAGTATGAAGCTAAATCGGGCATCAAAGAGACGTTTTACGTCTGCAAAGCATCAGAAGGAGCAGGCCTGTGCTGA